In Fusobacterium nucleatum, the genomic stretch TATAGGAGTGAAATCTCTATCAAAGTTAGCAGAATTATTTGTATAATAGAGATATGGAGGTAGTTAAAATGGAAAATTCAGTAAAATTTTTATTTTCTGGGGATTCAGCCTTAGTAATAGAATTTGGAAATGAAATCTCTGTTGATATAAATAAGAAAATTAGAAAGATGATGGATAATATAAAAAAAGAAAATATAGATGGAATTATTGAGCTTGTTCCTACTTATTGTTCTTTACTTGTAAATTATGATGTTTTAAAAATTGACTATCAAAGTTTGGTTGAAAAATTAAAAACTCTTTTAAATAATGATAATGAAACTGTTGAAGATGAAGAAGTTACTTTAATAGAAATTCCCACTTTATACAATGATGAATGTGGACCTGATTTAGCTTATGTGGCAGAATATAATAAAATTTCAAAAGAAGAAGTTATTAAAATTCATACAGGAACAGATTATTTAGTTTATATGCTTGGATTTATGCCGGGATTTACTTACTTAGGTGGAATGTCTAAAAAAATAGCTACTCCAAGATTAGAAAGTCCTAGATTACAAATTTATCCAGGTTCTGTTGGAATAGCCGGAAAGCAAACAGGAATGTATCCTTCAATGTCCCCTGGTGGTTGGAGAATTATTGGCAGAACTCCATTAAAATTATATAATCCTGATAGTGAAACACCTGTCTATATTAGCTCTGGGGATTATATAAGATATGTTTCTATAACAGAAGAAGAATACAATAATATTCTAAAAAAAGTAAAAAATAATGAATATGAATTAAATATTCGTAAAGTTAAGAGAGGTGAGCTAAATGCC encodes the following:
- the pxpB gene encoding 5-oxoprolinase subunit PxpB; its protein translation is MENSVKFLFSGDSALVIEFGNEISVDINKKIRKMMDNIKKENIDGIIELVPTYCSLLVNYDVLKIDYQSLVEKLKTLLNNDNETVEDEEVTLIEIPTLYNDECGPDLAYVAEYNKISKEEVIKIHTGTDYLVYMLGFMPGFTYLGGMSKKIATPRLESPRLQIYPGSVGIAGKQTGMYPSMSPGGWRIIGRTPLKLYNPDSETPVYISSGDYIRYVSITEEEYNNILKKVKNNEYELNIRKVKRGELNA